A stretch of Microbulbifer bruguierae DNA encodes these proteins:
- a CDS encoding alpha/beta hydrolase, protein MSLKITTVVGALLFTIVGCAIHNTPDTLKTSEMNNPNEVSSRNFNAFVDQNGTFYPPNWKKENGSPCKIYCWNIHYSLIATAASKGNDAVENLSIKEAQILENMRVKLEDANRVYILVHGYNNDAKTSRNNYDTIKNHIEFQENDVVIEFFWDGLVSKSSLWGDAKIWFRATGYSQLAGSEGLRDILNLIENKEIIIISHSRGASVALSALSNPPYSKEFAEDTLEFHTVDVYQTERLQDNKNIIKLLMLAPAIGDVDFRVPDHLTKMSYREFGDQLTKISYTVNPNDKVLKKFLDKPNVSGKFNPTDLGFDEKSGEKLKAHYGIIQSYDFSETKSHKFDKYIENENFKLMLSDLGVDVK, encoded by the coding sequence ATGAGTTTAAAGATTACTACTGTTGTGGGTGCTCTATTATTCACGATTGTTGGGTGTGCAATACATAATACACCCGACACTCTGAAGACCTCCGAGATGAATAACCCAAATGAAGTTTCTTCGAGAAATTTTAATGCGTTTGTCGATCAAAATGGAACTTTCTACCCACCCAACTGGAAAAAGGAGAACGGATCGCCCTGTAAAATTTATTGCTGGAATATCCATTACTCTCTGATAGCCACTGCAGCCTCAAAGGGAAATGATGCTGTTGAAAATCTATCTATAAAAGAAGCTCAAATCCTTGAGAATATGAGAGTTAAATTGGAGGACGCCAATCGAGTCTATATATTAGTTCACGGCTACAATAATGATGCCAAAACTTCTAGGAACAACTATGACACAATTAAAAACCATATAGAATTCCAGGAAAATGACGTTGTGATTGAATTTTTCTGGGACGGCCTTGTTTCAAAAAGTTCACTCTGGGGTGATGCCAAAATATGGTTTAGAGCTACCGGTTACAGTCAGCTAGCGGGTTCCGAGGGGCTTCGAGATATTTTAAATTTGATAGAAAATAAGGAAATCATCATCATCAGCCACAGTCGCGGAGCATCGGTTGCATTAAGCGCACTAAGCAACCCCCCTTATAGCAAAGAATTTGCTGAGGACACACTAGAATTTCACACAGTAGATGTTTATCAAACTGAACGTCTACAGGACAATAAAAATATAATTAAATTATTAATGTTGGCTCCGGCAATTGGTGATGTAGATTTTAGAGTGCCCGACCACCTAACAAAAATGTCTTACAGGGAATTTGGTGATCAACTAACCAAAATTAGCTACACCGTAAATCCAAATGACAAAGTGCTTAAGAAATTCTTAGATAAGCCTAATGTTTCGGGAAAATTCAATCCTACAGACTTAGGGTTCGATGAAAAATCTGGAGAAAAACTAAAAGCGCATTATGGAATTATACAATCCTATGATTTTTCGGAAACAAAAAGTCACAAATTCGACAAATACATTGAGAATGAAAATTTTAAGTTGATGCTCTCGGACCTTGGCGTTGATGTAAAGTAA
- a CDS encoding IS110 family RNA-guided transposase: MKLYCGIDLHSNNSVVVVIDEQDKLVLSRKCPNDISVILGQLSPFSEDIQAVVVESTYNWYWLVDGLEDAGFHVKLANTAAIQQYSGIKHTDDKSDARFLANLLRLDILPAGHIMPREQRHIRDLLRKRSLLIKQRTMLNLNLQGMIARHTGTQLSANQMKRLDHKGIEDLMAEQVVRDSAMINLMQIEAINKSVKLLEQRVSGYCVKTKENKLLQSIPGVGQILSQMIALESGSMDRFSDVRNYSSYVRCVPSRKISNGKTKGSGNRKNGNPWLAWAFMEAAHLSAIWSPEIKKYYQRKASKTHILVAKKSVANKLARAVYHMLKQNTVFDVKRAFA; this comes from the coding sequence ATGAAACTATATTGCGGAATCGATTTACACTCCAATAATTCTGTAGTTGTGGTTATTGATGAACAGGACAAACTCGTTCTGAGCAGAAAATGTCCAAATGATATATCTGTGATTCTTGGGCAGTTATCTCCGTTCTCAGAAGATATTCAGGCAGTTGTAGTCGAGTCAACCTACAACTGGTATTGGCTCGTTGATGGCTTAGAAGATGCGGGATTCCATGTGAAACTGGCTAATACCGCGGCAATTCAGCAATACAGTGGAATCAAACACACAGACGATAAATCCGATGCTCGCTTTCTGGCAAACCTTCTCAGGTTAGATATATTGCCCGCAGGCCATATCATGCCCAGGGAGCAGCGGCACATCAGGGACTTACTGAGAAAGCGTTCACTACTGATCAAACAGCGCACCATGCTTAATCTGAATCTTCAGGGAATGATCGCCCGTCATACCGGGACGCAATTGAGTGCCAATCAAATGAAAAGACTGGACCACAAAGGCATTGAAGACCTGATGGCTGAGCAGGTCGTCAGAGACTCGGCCATGATTAATTTGATGCAAATCGAAGCGATAAATAAATCAGTCAAACTACTGGAACAGCGAGTTTCCGGATACTGCGTCAAAACCAAGGAAAACAAATTATTACAAAGCATACCTGGGGTTGGCCAGATACTGTCTCAAATGATCGCGCTGGAGTCCGGCAGTATGGACCGATTCTCTGATGTAAGGAATTACTCGTCGTATGTTCGTTGCGTACCCAGCAGGAAGATTAGCAACGGCAAAACCAAAGGCTCCGGCAATAGAAAGAACGGTAACCCTTGGCTTGCCTGGGCCTTCATGGAAGCTGCCCACCTCAGCGCAATCTGGAGCCCAGAAATTAAGAAGTACTACCAGCGCAAAGCGTCCAAGACCCATATATTGGTCGCCAAAAAGTCGGTAGCCAACAAACTAGCGAGGGCGGTATATCACATGTTGAAACAGAATACGGTTTTCGACGTGAAACGCGCTTTCGCATGA
- a CDS encoding ATP-binding protein: protein MNTFDLIPDLKIGHIVEVSGTSIRVELSGDVTELTRTYEGRVYPIGQIGSIVKVHFGRRLVFGFVTLLRMRSEELHEITKPIPPDADQRLMEVELFAEGVWNSAGQELRFVRGVTTYPLPRQSVHLLTREETTQIYSAAEGQQTQGEYSPLVPFAHYVGADNTVCRANVDKMLGMHCAVLGSTGSGKSGAVAALLHSMLEHAPEPGAVSHPRLLIIDPHGEYGHAFNDRAIVYRAYDPLGNEETTGSPISLPYWLMSADEFRRLVIGKTEHEATSQNNVIYKALTHARMVATGLVDPAPTTYDVPIPADGGDPDALRPKAGISMEQLIEFDRDKPRCFSLEEVKNHIEFLQAARLKRGAQNTERVPPGDFTKDFKSILDKLSMLRRDPRIQFMMQEWSADSPLLEHIIAQLVGQIQGEGGVDQDIRILDISGLPNEVAGPLTAMLARLLFQYKVYQTSDERKRDPVVLVCEEAHRYVPDRGEAEYAAAQTAIRRIAREGRKYGIGLMLVSQRPADVESTVISQCGTWLVLRLTNAADQQHVSRFLPDGLSGMTRALPNLAQQEAIFVGEGAAIPARVRIRDLAERQLPKSETAKFAKGWVLDRLTEEEIAAVATRMAGN, encoded by the coding sequence ATGAATACGTTTGACCTTATTCCAGACTTGAAGATCGGTCATATTGTCGAAGTTTCTGGTACTTCGATCCGAGTGGAATTATCGGGGGATGTCACTGAACTCACTCGAACCTACGAAGGACGAGTCTATCCCATAGGACAGATCGGGAGTATCGTTAAAGTCCACTTTGGTAGGCGTTTGGTTTTCGGATTTGTGACCTTGTTGCGTATGCGGTCCGAGGAATTGCATGAGATCACGAAGCCCATTCCGCCTGATGCTGATCAGCGGCTGATGGAGGTAGAGCTATTTGCCGAGGGGGTCTGGAATTCTGCAGGCCAAGAGTTACGGTTCGTCCGAGGTGTTACGACCTATCCGTTGCCCCGCCAGAGTGTGCATTTGCTCACTCGTGAGGAGACCACGCAGATTTATTCGGCTGCCGAAGGGCAGCAGACGCAGGGAGAATATTCTCCGCTCGTTCCTTTTGCTCATTACGTCGGAGCCGACAATACTGTTTGTCGCGCAAACGTAGATAAGATGCTTGGCATGCATTGTGCCGTGCTCGGATCGACTGGATCTGGAAAGTCTGGTGCAGTTGCCGCTTTGCTTCATAGTATGCTGGAGCATGCCCCAGAGCCGGGCGCAGTGAGTCATCCGCGGCTCCTTATCATTGATCCCCATGGTGAGTATGGCCATGCGTTTAATGATCGTGCAATCGTATATCGAGCCTATGATCCGCTGGGAAATGAAGAAACCACTGGTTCCCCGATAAGCTTACCGTATTGGCTAATGTCAGCGGATGAGTTCAGGCGACTTGTAATTGGCAAAACTGAGCATGAGGCGACTTCACAAAACAACGTAATCTATAAAGCGTTGACTCACGCGCGTATGGTGGCAACCGGTTTGGTTGATCCAGCTCCCACTACCTACGATGTACCTATTCCAGCAGATGGCGGTGATCCTGATGCCTTGCGTCCGAAAGCTGGCATTAGCATGGAGCAGTTGATTGAATTTGATAGAGATAAGCCTCGTTGTTTTAGTTTGGAGGAAGTCAAGAATCATATTGAGTTTCTTCAAGCGGCACGACTGAAAAGAGGGGCTCAGAATACAGAAAGAGTTCCGCCTGGTGATTTCACGAAGGACTTCAAATCGATCTTAGACAAATTATCGATGCTCCGTCGCGATCCGAGAATTCAGTTTATGATGCAGGAATGGAGCGCTGACTCTCCATTGCTAGAGCATATTATTGCCCAGTTGGTTGGGCAGATCCAAGGTGAAGGAGGCGTTGATCAGGACATCCGGATTCTGGATATTTCTGGTCTTCCGAATGAAGTGGCAGGACCTCTTACTGCTATGCTTGCCCGCCTGTTATTCCAGTATAAGGTTTACCAGACCAGTGACGAGAGGAAGCGTGATCCAGTCGTCTTGGTTTGTGAGGAAGCCCACCGGTATGTCCCCGACAGGGGCGAAGCTGAGTATGCGGCAGCACAAACCGCTATTCGCCGTATCGCTCGGGAGGGGCGAAAGTATGGCATAGGTCTGATGCTCGTGAGCCAGCGACCAGCAGATGTTGAAAGTACCGTAATTTCTCAATGCGGTACTTGGCTCGTTTTAAGGCTTACAAATGCAGCAGATCAGCAGCATGTTTCTCGTTTCCTTCCGGATGGTCTATCGGGAATGACGAGAGCTCTACCGAATCTCGCTCAGCAAGAAGCGATATTTGTTGGCGAGGGTGCTGCGATTCCTGCTCGAGTTCGAATTCGAGATCTCGCTGAGCGACAATTGCCTAAATCAGAGACGGCAAAATTTGCAAAGGGGTGGGTTCTTGATCGACTCACGGAAGAAGAGATTGCAGCAGTAGCAACCCGAATGGCTGGGAATTAA
- a CDS encoding SIR2 family protein, producing MDSVTRDTLTQLDNLLAASNQSWLFGAGISLDAGIPLMWPLTERVFSKAQDEGEPSDIQVLEFVKKQLSEDSHIEHILSQLGDHRAIADRSKDRVVRFDEVILSVEDLDNLHQRILRWIAETIRWGYVPAKAGGDPEKIGSLENRIVIIDHHAAFVSSLFNRSQAGVAERRRAVRLFTTNYDTLLEDALALGGFSYWDGFAGGAVAYRNHRYGDEEPNLRDRAHVIKLHGSIDWHLGEDGRVWRVRDGDIYPKKASRVLIYPQSTKYLATQRDPFAAQFDLFRRAIGSHEENILATCGYSFGDEHINQEIELALQRPENKTTLLAFAQKLNPTLEKWRMGAWGKRVYVISEDGLFVGAGGPYSPPTADRNRDWWTFSGVTKLLNSGAEASVR from the coding sequence ATGGACTCAGTAACAAGAGATACTCTGACCCAACTCGATAATCTCTTAGCCGCAAGTAATCAATCGTGGCTATTCGGAGCGGGGATCAGTCTTGATGCAGGTATTCCCCTGATGTGGCCGCTAACTGAACGAGTATTCAGTAAGGCACAGGATGAGGGGGAGCCGAGTGATATACAGGTTCTCGAATTCGTAAAAAAACAGCTTTCTGAAGATTCACATATCGAACACATTTTGAGCCAGCTAGGGGATCATCGTGCGATTGCCGATCGATCCAAGGACAGAGTGGTCAGATTCGACGAGGTGATTCTCTCTGTAGAAGATCTCGATAACCTGCACCAAAGAATTCTGAGGTGGATTGCCGAGACGATCCGATGGGGATACGTGCCAGCTAAGGCAGGCGGTGATCCGGAAAAAATCGGATCGCTAGAAAATCGAATCGTTATCATCGACCACCATGCAGCATTCGTCTCATCTCTATTCAATCGAAGCCAAGCTGGAGTAGCAGAACGCCGGAGAGCTGTCCGGCTTTTTACCACCAACTATGACACGCTCCTTGAGGATGCGCTTGCTTTAGGCGGCTTCTCATACTGGGACGGATTTGCAGGCGGCGCAGTTGCGTATCGAAATCATAGGTATGGCGATGAAGAGCCAAACCTAAGAGATCGTGCTCATGTAATCAAACTTCACGGGTCGATTGACTGGCACTTGGGAGAAGATGGGCGTGTCTGGAGAGTCCGCGACGGTGACATTTATCCGAAGAAAGCTTCGCGAGTTCTTATATATCCACAATCGACCAAATATTTAGCGACTCAACGTGACCCATTCGCTGCTCAATTCGATCTATTCCGCCGGGCCATTGGTTCACATGAGGAAAATATTCTTGCAACTTGTGGCTATAGTTTTGGCGATGAACATATTAATCAAGAGATAGAGCTAGCACTTCAGCGACCGGAGAACAAAACTACGCTACTTGCCTTCGCTCAGAAGCTTAATCCTACGCTTGAAAAATGGAGGATGGGAGCCTGGGGAAAACGTGTTTATGTGATTAGTGAAGATGGGTTGTTTGTCGGGGCAGGCGGCCCTTATTCCCCCCCGACTGCCGATAGAAATCGAGATTGGTGGACCTTTTCTGGAGTTACCAAATTGTTAAATAGCGGTGCGGAGGCCAGCGTGCGATGA
- the prpF gene encoding 2-methylaconitate cis-trans isomerase PrpF, producing the protein MTFAPQIKVPATYMRGGTSKGVFFRLHDLPQSAQVPGAARDNFLLRVIGSPDPYGKQTDGMGGATSSTSKTVILSKSEQPEHDVDYLFGQVSIDKPFVDWSGNCGNLTAAVGAFAINSGFVDAARVPADGICTVRIWQANIKKTIIAHVPITNGEVQETGDFELDGVTFPAAEVQIEFMDPADGEGAMFPTGNLVDDLEVPGVGTLKATMINAGIPTIFVNAADIGYTGTELQEAINGDDKALAMFETIRAHGAVKMGLIAKVEEAAARQHTPKVAFVAAPKGYAASSGKQVGAGEIDLLVRALSMGKLHHAMMGTAAVAIGTAAAIPGTLVNLAAGGGERSVVNFGHPSGTLRVGAEAEIVNGQWTATKAIMSRSARILMEGWVRVPGDCF; encoded by the coding sequence ATGACCTTCGCACCCCAGATCAAAGTCCCCGCCACCTACATGCGCGGCGGCACCAGTAAAGGCGTCTTCTTCCGCCTGCACGACCTCCCGCAATCTGCACAGGTTCCGGGCGCCGCGCGCGACAACTTCCTGCTGCGGGTGATCGGCAGCCCCGATCCCTACGGCAAGCAGACCGACGGCATGGGTGGAGCCACCTCCAGCACCAGCAAAACCGTCATCCTGTCGAAGAGCGAGCAGCCGGAACACGACGTGGATTACCTGTTCGGCCAGGTCTCCATCGACAAGCCGTTCGTGGACTGGTCCGGCAACTGCGGCAACCTCACCGCCGCCGTCGGTGCCTTCGCCATCAACAGCGGTTTCGTCGATGCCGCGCGCGTGCCAGCGGACGGCATCTGCACCGTGCGCATCTGGCAGGCCAACATCAAAAAAACCATCATCGCCCACGTACCCATCACCAATGGGGAAGTACAGGAGACCGGTGACTTCGAACTGGACGGCGTCACCTTCCCGGCGGCCGAAGTGCAGATCGAATTCATGGACCCGGCGGATGGGGAAGGGGCCATGTTCCCCACCGGCAACCTGGTGGACGACTTGGAAGTGCCCGGCGTCGGCACCCTGAAAGCCACCATGATCAACGCCGGCATCCCGACCATCTTCGTCAACGCCGCGGATATCGGTTACACCGGTACCGAACTGCAGGAAGCCATCAACGGTGACGACAAGGCCCTGGCCATGTTCGAAACCATCCGCGCCCACGGCGCGGTAAAGATGGGGCTGATCGCAAAGGTGGAAGAGGCAGCCGCCCGCCAGCATACCCCCAAGGTCGCGTTCGTCGCGGCACCCAAGGGCTATGCCGCCTCCAGCGGCAAGCAAGTGGGTGCGGGTGAAATCGACCTGCTGGTGCGCGCGCTCTCCATGGGCAAACTGCACCACGCCATGATGGGCACCGCCGCGGTTGCCATCGGCACCGCCGCCGCCATTCCCGGCACTCTGGTCAATCTGGCCGCAGGGGGCGGGGAGCGCAGCGTGGTGAACTTCGGCCATCCGTCCGGCACCTTGCGGGTTGGCGCGGAAGCGGAAATCGTCAACGGGCAGTGGACGGCTACCAAGGCCATTATGAGCCGCAGTGCGCGCATTCTGATGGAAGGCTGGGTACGGGTGCCTGGTGATTGTTTCTAG
- the acnD gene encoding Fe/S-dependent 2-methylisocitrate dehydratase AcnD: MNTEYRKKLPGTDLDYFDTREAVENIQPGSYEKLPYTSRILAENLVRRCEPEMLTDALKQLIERKRDLDFPWFPARVVCHDILGQTALVDLAGLRDAIAEKGGDPAKVNPVVPTQLIVDHSLAVEHPGFEKNAFEKNREVEERRNEDRFHFINWTKTAFENVDVIPPGNGIMHQINLEKMSPVVQVKNGVAFPDTCVGTDSHTPMVDALGVISVGVGGLEAESVMLGRASYMRLPNIVGVELTGKLQPGITGTDMVLALTEFLRRERVVGAYLEFYGEGASSLSLGDRATIANMTPEYGATAGMFAIDEQTIDYLKLTGRDDDQVALVEKFAKETGLWADSLKDAEYERVLKFDLSSVTRNLAGPSNPHALLPVSELANRGIAKEWKEEEGLMPDGAVIIAAITSCTNTSNPRNMIAAGLIARNANKLGLTRKPWVKTSLAPGSKTVKMYLEEADLLPELQQLGFDVVAFACTTCNGMSGALDPVIQKEVIDRDLYATAVLSGNRNFDGRIHPYAKQAFLASPPLVVAYAIAGTIRFDIEKDTLGYDKDGNPVTLKDIWPSDEEIDAIVKQSVKPEQFREVYIPMFDLAKAESEKGDPLYNWRPQSTYIRRPPYWEGALAGERALKGMRPLAVLGDNITTDHLSPSNAILASSAAGEYLAKMGLPEEDFNSYATHRGDHLTAQRATFANPKLLNEMVRNENGEVKQGSLARVEPEGQVTRMWEAIETYMDRKQPLIIIAGADYGQGSSRDWAAKGVRLAGVEAIVAEGFERIHRTNLIGMGVVPLEFLPGITRTTLGIDGTETYDVVGERTPGATLTLLIHRKNGETVDVPVKCRLDTAEEVSIYEAGGVLQRFAKDFLEAEAQA; this comes from the coding sequence ATGAACACCGAATACCGCAAAAAACTCCCCGGCACAGACTTAGATTATTTCGACACCCGCGAGGCCGTCGAAAACATCCAGCCGGGCAGCTATGAAAAACTACCGTATACCTCCCGTATCCTGGCAGAAAACCTCGTGCGCCGTTGCGAGCCAGAAATGCTCACCGACGCCCTCAAACAGCTGATCGAACGCAAACGCGACCTCGACTTCCCCTGGTTCCCCGCGCGCGTCGTCTGCCACGATATTCTCGGCCAGACCGCACTGGTGGACCTCGCCGGCCTGCGCGACGCCATCGCCGAAAAGGGCGGTGACCCCGCCAAAGTAAACCCGGTCGTGCCCACCCAGCTGATCGTCGACCACTCCCTGGCCGTCGAACACCCCGGTTTTGAAAAAAACGCGTTTGAAAAAAATCGCGAAGTGGAAGAGCGCCGCAACGAAGACCGCTTCCACTTCATCAACTGGACCAAAACCGCGTTTGAAAACGTCGACGTAATTCCGCCCGGTAACGGCATCATGCACCAGATTAACCTGGAGAAAATGTCTCCGGTGGTGCAGGTGAAAAATGGTGTGGCCTTCCCGGATACCTGCGTCGGCACCGACAGCCACACCCCGATGGTGGATGCGCTCGGCGTAATCTCCGTGGGCGTGGGCGGTTTAGAGGCCGAAAGCGTCATGCTCGGCCGCGCCTCCTACATGCGCCTGCCCAACATCGTCGGCGTCGAGCTGACCGGCAAACTGCAGCCCGGCATCACCGGTACCGACATGGTACTGGCGCTGACCGAATTCCTGCGCCGCGAGCGAGTAGTGGGTGCGTATCTCGAATTCTACGGCGAAGGCGCCTCCAGCCTGAGCCTGGGCGACCGCGCCACCATCGCCAACATGACACCCGAATACGGCGCCACTGCCGGCATGTTCGCCATCGACGAGCAGACCATCGACTACCTGAAGCTCACCGGCCGCGACGACGATCAGGTAGCGCTGGTAGAAAAATTCGCGAAAGAAACCGGCCTGTGGGCGGATTCTTTGAAAGACGCCGAATACGAGCGCGTGCTCAAGTTCGACCTGTCTTCCGTCACCCGCAACCTGGCCGGCCCGTCCAACCCGCACGCACTGCTGCCGGTATCCGAACTGGCGAACCGCGGTATTGCGAAAGAATGGAAGGAAGAAGAGGGCCTGATGCCCGACGGCGCGGTGATCATTGCCGCGATCACCAGCTGCACCAACACCAGCAACCCGCGCAACATGATTGCCGCGGGCCTGATTGCACGCAACGCCAACAAGCTCGGCCTGACCCGCAAGCCCTGGGTGAAAACCTCCCTGGCTCCGGGTTCCAAAACCGTAAAAATGTACCTGGAAGAAGCCGACCTGCTGCCGGAACTGCAGCAACTGGGCTTCGACGTGGTCGCGTTCGCCTGCACCACCTGTAACGGCATGAGTGGCGCGCTGGACCCGGTCATCCAGAAAGAAGTGATCGACCGCGACCTGTACGCCACCGCCGTACTGTCCGGCAACCGCAACTTCGACGGCCGTATCCACCCCTACGCCAAGCAGGCGTTCCTGGCTTCGCCGCCGCTTGTGGTTGCCTACGCCATCGCCGGCACCATCCGCTTCGATATCGAGAAAGACACCCTGGGTTACGACAAAGACGGCAACCCGGTCACCCTGAAAGATATCTGGCCGAGCGACGAAGAGATCGACGCGATCGTCAAACAGAGCGTGAAGCCCGAGCAGTTCCGCGAGGTCTACATCCCGATGTTCGATTTGGCCAAGGCCGAATCCGAGAAGGGCGACCCGCTGTACAACTGGCGCCCGCAGAGCACCTACATCCGCCGCCCGCCGTACTGGGAAGGCGCGCTCGCCGGTGAGCGCGCGCTGAAGGGTATGCGCCCGCTGGCAGTGCTGGGTGACAACATCACCACCGACCACCTGTCGCCGTCCAACGCAATCCTGGCCAGCAGTGCCGCCGGTGAATACCTGGCGAAAATGGGCCTGCCGGAAGAGGACTTCAACTCCTACGCCACCCACCGCGGCGATCACCTGACCGCCCAGCGCGCCACCTTCGCCAACCCGAAACTGTTGAACGAAATGGTGCGCAACGAAAATGGTGAAGTGAAGCAGGGCTCGCTGGCCCGCGTCGAGCCGGAAGGCCAGGTCACCCGCATGTGGGAAGCCATCGAAACCTACATGGACCGCAAGCAGCCGCTGATCATCATCGCCGGCGCCGACTACGGCCAGGGTTCGTCGCGCGACTGGGCCGCCAAAGGCGTGCGCCTTGCCGGTGTGGAAGCGATCGTGGCGGAAGGCTTCGAGCGCATTCACCGCACCAACCTGATCGGTATGGGCGTGGTGCCGCTGGAATTCCTGCCGGGCATCACCCGCACGACTCTCGGCATCGACGGTACCGAAACCTATGACGTGGTCGGCGAGCGCACCCCGGGCGCAACCCTGACCCTGCTGATTCACCGCAAAAACGGTGAGACCGTAGACGTGCCAGTGAAATGCCGCCTGGATACCGCAGAAGAAGTTTCCATCTACGAGGCCGGCGGTGTACTGCAGCGCTTCGCCAAGGACTTCCTCGAAGCCGAAGCCCAAGCCTGA
- the prpC gene encoding bifunctional 2-methylcitrate synthase/citrate synthase — MAEKKVGGAGLRGQVAGKTALSTVGVSGSGLTYCGYDVKDLAENCEFEEVAYLIFNGELPTAAQLADYKGILKTMRGLPVALREVLERIPAGAHPMDVMRTGCSMLGNLEGEESFDQQQDRANRLLAAFPSIICYWYRFTHDGVRIETETDDDSIGGHFLHMLRDEKPNDLHAQVMNVSLILYAEHEFNASTFTARVCASTLSDLFSCITGAIGSLRGPLHGGANEAAMELIEKFSSADEAEKELMGMLERKEKIMGFGHAVYTESDPRNAIIKQWSEKLAADVGDDVLYPVSVRCEEVMWREKKLFCNADFFHASAYHFMGIPTKLFTPIFVMSRVTGWAAHVFEQRADNRIIRPSAEYTGPELRKVTPIAER; from the coding sequence ATGGCAGAGAAAAAAGTTGGCGGAGCAGGCCTGCGTGGCCAGGTAGCTGGTAAAACCGCACTTTCCACCGTGGGCGTATCCGGCTCCGGCCTGACCTACTGCGGCTACGACGTAAAAGACCTGGCAGAAAACTGCGAGTTCGAAGAAGTCGCCTACCTGATTTTCAACGGCGAACTGCCCACCGCAGCCCAGCTGGCGGACTACAAAGGCATCCTCAAAACCATGCGCGGCCTGCCCGTGGCGCTGCGCGAAGTGCTCGAGCGCATCCCCGCCGGCGCACACCCGATGGACGTCATGCGCACCGGCTGCTCCATGCTGGGCAACCTCGAAGGCGAAGAGTCCTTCGACCAGCAACAGGACCGCGCCAACCGCCTGCTGGCCGCGTTCCCGTCCATCATCTGTTACTGGTACCGCTTCACGCACGACGGCGTGCGCATCGAAACCGAAACCGATGACGACTCCATCGGCGGCCACTTCCTGCACATGCTGCGCGACGAGAAGCCGAACGACCTGCACGCACAGGTAATGAACGTCTCCCTGATCCTGTACGCAGAGCACGAGTTCAACGCCTCCACCTTCACCGCGCGCGTATGTGCCTCCACCCTGTCTGACCTGTTCAGCTGCATCACAGGCGCTATCGGCTCCCTGCGCGGCCCGCTGCACGGCGGCGCCAACGAAGCAGCCATGGAACTGATCGAGAAGTTCTCCTCTGCCGACGAAGCAGAAAAAGAACTGATGGGCATGCTGGAGCGCAAGGAAAAGATCATGGGCTTCGGCCACGCGGTCTACACCGAATCCGACCCGCGCAACGCCATCATCAAACAGTGGTCCGAGAAACTGGCTGCCGACGTTGGCGACGACGTGCTGTACCCGGTATCCGTACGCTGCGAAGAAGTCATGTGGCGCGAGAAGAAGCTGTTCTGTAACGCCGACTTCTTCCACGCCTCCGCGTACCACTTCATGGGCATTCCCACCAAGCTGTTTACGCCGATCTTCGTCATGTCCCGCGTAACCGGCTGGGCCGCCCACGTATTTGAACAGCGCGCCGACAACCGCATCATCCGCCCAAGCGCGGAATACACCGGTCCAGAACTGCGCAAGGTAACCCCGATCGCCGAGCGCTAA
- the prpB gene encoding methylisocitrate lyase, with translation MSRPESAGARFRLALKENQPLQVVGTINAYTAIMAERIGHQAIYLSGAGVANASYGLPDLGMTSLDNVLEDVRRITAATSLPLLVDIDTGWGGAFNIARTIKEMIRAGAAAVHIEDQVAQKRCGHRPNKEIVSKDEMVDRIKAAVDARTDDDFFIMARTDAFAQEGLEAAIERAQACIEAGADGIFAEAVTELEHYRAFKDALNVPILANITEFGQTKLYNKAELAESGADMVLYPLSAFRAMNKAAENVYTSILANGDQQAVVDTMQTRAELYDYLNYHEFEDKLDALFKK, from the coding sequence ATGAGCAGACCAGAATCCGCCGGCGCACGCTTTCGCCTGGCTCTGAAAGAAAACCAGCCGCTGCAGGTAGTGGGCACCATCAACGCCTACACCGCCATCATGGCCGAGCGCATCGGCCACCAGGCGATCTACCTCTCCGGTGCGGGCGTTGCCAATGCCTCCTACGGTCTGCCGGATCTGGGCATGACCAGCCTGGATAACGTGCTGGAAGACGTGCGCCGCATTACCGCCGCCACCAGCCTGCCGCTGCTGGTGGACATCGATACCGGCTGGGGGGGTGCGTTCAATATCGCCCGTACTATTAAAGAGATGATCCGCGCTGGCGCCGCCGCCGTGCACATCGAAGACCAGGTAGCGCAGAAGCGCTGCGGCCACCGCCCGAACAAAGAGATCGTTTCCAAAGACGAAATGGTCGACCGCATCAAGGCTGCGGTAGACGCGCGCACCGACGATGACTTCTTCATCATGGCCCGCACCGACGCCTTCGCACAGGAAGGTCTGGAAGCTGCCATCGAGCGCGCCCAGGCGTGCATCGAAGCCGGTGCCGACGGCATCTTCGCCGAAGCCGTGACCGAGCTGGAACACTACCGCGCGTTCAAAGACGCACTGAATGTACCGATCCTGGCCAACATCACCGAGTTCGGCCAGACAAAACTGTACAACAAGGCAGAACTCGCGGAATCCGGTGCTGACATGGTGCTGTACCCGCTGTCTGCCTTCCGTGCCATGAACAAAGCCGCGGAAAACGTCTACACCAGCATCTTGGCCAATGGCGACCAGCAGGCCGTGGTAGACACCATGCAGACCCGCGCCGAACTGTACGACTACCTGAACTACCACGAGTTTGAAGACAAGCTCGATGCCTTGTTCAAAAAATAG